In Arcobacter ellisii, a genomic segment contains:
- the mqnP gene encoding menaquinone biosynthesis prenyltransferase MqnP gives MNKLIKKLNDFNELVMFKHSIFSLPFIFIAMVVSAQGWFGFKLLFLGILAALTARNFAMGFNRFMDRDIDALNPRTINRPNVDGRLDAKQIFIFTFLNAFGFIAVAYFVNDLAFYLSIPILIIIGSYSYFKRFSYLAHIILGISLGLAPIAGVVAVSETIPFWSIVLSIGVMFWVAGFDLLYSLQDIEVDKKLGLHSIPSKFGVEKTMKISKIFHALTVLFWLLFVIISESSYFAYIAVVLSALMLSYEHYLVNKDFRKIDKAFFTVNGYLGIIFFVLIVLDNIFF, from the coding sequence ATGAATAAACTGATAAAAAAACTTAATGATTTTAATGAACTTGTGATGTTCAAACACTCTATTTTTTCGCTACCTTTTATTTTTATTGCAATGGTAGTTAGTGCTCAAGGTTGGTTTGGATTTAAACTTTTGTTTCTTGGAATTTTAGCCGCATTAACAGCTAGAAATTTTGCAATGGGATTTAATAGATTTATGGATAGAGATATAGATGCCTTAAATCCAAGAACTATAAATCGACCAAATGTTGATGGAAGATTAGATGCTAAACAAATATTTATATTTACATTTTTGAATGCTTTTGGATTTATTGCTGTTGCATATTTTGTAAATGATTTGGCTTTTTATTTATCAATTCCTATTTTAATTATTATTGGTTCTTACTCATATTTTAAAAGATTTTCATACTTAGCTCATATTATTTTGGGAATATCTTTAGGACTTGCACCAATTGCAGGAGTTGTTGCTGTTAGTGAAACTATTCCTTTTTGGTCAATTGTTTTAAGTATTGGAGTTATGTTTTGGGTTGCTGGATTTGATTTACTTTATTCTTTACAAGATATTGAAGTTGATAAAAAACTTGGACTTCACTCTATTCCATCAAAATTTGGTGTTGAAAAAACAATGAAAATCTCAAAGATTTTTCATGCTTTAACTGTATTATTCTGGCTTTTATTTGTAATTATTTCTGAAAGTTCATATTTTGCTTATATTGCTGTGGTTTTAAGTGCTTTAATGCTTTCTTATGAACACTATTTAGTAAACAAAGATTTTAGAAAAATTGATAAAGCCTTTTTTACAGTAAATGGTTACTTAGGAATTATATTTTTTGTATTAATAGTACTGGACAATATTTTCTTTTAA
- a CDS encoding ABC transporter substrate-binding protein: protein MKNYSNINQEFLQTNFSDTKEFTIPYLWGTVGLIYNKKLIKEPITQWNDLWRDEFKNAILLSNEPADVFAITLKSLGFSANSTNKDEITKAYNKLQKLIPNIKDISSSNAITYFITDGFSLGMAFSGDAKLIIDNSDDFEFIYPKEGALKWADGMVILKNSKNKDLAYKFIDFIIDEKNFAKIGNTTGYAVSNQVSLKYIDKKDVENNITYPDESYLFNSEILIDNENTYKNIVEKFENFKEMYNKSKVQ from the coding sequence TTGAAAAACTACTCTAATATAAATCAAGAGTTTTTACAAACAAATTTTTCGGATACTAAAGAGTTTACGATTCCATATTTATGGGGAACAGTTGGGTTAATTTATAATAAGAAATTGATAAAAGAACCGATTACTCAATGGAATGATTTATGGCGAGATGAGTTTAAAAATGCAATTTTATTATCAAATGAACCGGCTGATGTTTTTGCAATCACTTTAAAATCTTTAGGTTTTAGTGCAAATAGTACAAATAAAGATGAGATTACGAAAGCTTATAATAAATTACAAAAATTAATCCCAAACATAAAAGATATTAGTTCTTCAAATGCTATTACATATTTTATTACAGATGGTTTTAGTCTTGGAATGGCTTTTAGTGGAGATGCGAAGTTAATAATAGACAATTCAGATGATTTTGAGTTCATTTATCCAAAAGAGGGTGCTTTAAAATGGGCAGATGGTATGGTTATTTTAAAAAATTCAAAAAACAAAGATTTGGCATATAAGTTCATAGATTTTATTATTGATGAAAAAAACTTTGCAAAAATAGGAAATACAACTGGTTATGCTGTATCAAATCAAGTTTCTTTAAAATATATTGATAAAAAAGATGTAGAAAATAATATTACTTATCCAGATGAAAGTTATCTTTTTAATTCAGAGATTTTAATTGATAATGAAAACACTTATAAAAATATTGTAGAAAAATTTGAAAATTTTAAAGAGATGTATAATAAAAGTAAGGTTCAATAA
- a CDS encoding HD domain-containing phosphohydrolase gives MKNRRYTFMVSIFVLFSSLTLFLSIFLISNFYLRGLSQSFKMLEEKNLEITTNLSNTILESLRSIVGQLSVLSKITTDKNIIKSEEIIEKIMWEQLKSNENIASIFLADEFGNFLQTRREPHFAYRSINNIDEKKLDSWYYKNDDYLTTSIHISKSTYDPRKRDWYNFVKSSEVSWSEPYIFDSTKEPGITISVGDFNEYNIKLKVAAADFTLSKISKLLESKAKILNGKLILFNESKSVIATSFNAPLKTKDNQLTKLDDLNSILFTNTFNKIKENILTGELKDEDEKEYIFFVSKLQKDSGQNWYIASYVEKDLITADIKNTLIHSVLISLLIIFIIYFPIQYILNRYVTKPINELENLTNEIAQNKYENVKPIKTIIYEFFKLSNSIVSMSKAIQKYEKEQANLIDSFIKILAEAIDSKSPYTGGHCERVPHLAILLAEAANDSKQGEVANFNFSTQEQWREFKTAAWLHDCGKVVIPEYVVDKATKLETIYNRIHEIRTRFEVLHRDATIKYYEKLIENPLNKIELENELKQNHKKLIEDFEFIANCNIGGEFMEQSNIDKLYEIGQTKWIRYFDNRLGLSQEELHRVENNEPFVPVLENLLQDKTEQIIHRIREINLDEYKKFGFKMDIPKYERNLGELYNLSVKKGILTTEERFKINEHIIMTIKMLENIPFTKNLKNVPEYAGSHHETMIGTGYPRKLVKDEISIPARIMAIADIFEALTAADRPYKKAKTLSESIKIMSFMCKEKHIDSDLFEIFLRSGVYKVYAQRFLKEEQIDIVNIEEFLAK, from the coding sequence ATGAAAAATAGAAGATATACGTTTATGGTAAGTATTTTTGTTTTATTTAGTTCATTGACACTTTTTTTATCAATATTTTTGATATCAAATTTTTATTTAAGAGGATTAAGTCAATCCTTTAAAATGTTAGAAGAAAAAAATCTTGAGATAACAACAAACTTGTCAAATACTATATTGGAGTCATTAAGAAGTATAGTAGGGCAATTATCTGTTTTATCAAAAATCACAACTGATAAAAATATTATAAAAAGTGAAGAGATTATTGAAAAGATAATGTGGGAGCAACTAAAATCAAATGAAAATATAGCAAGTATATTTTTAGCAGATGAGTTTGGAAATTTTCTTCAAACAAGAAGAGAACCTCATTTTGCATATAGAAGTATAAATAATATTGATGAAAAAAAATTAGATAGTTGGTATTACAAAAATGATGATTATTTAACTACTTCAATTCATATCAGCAAATCAACATACGACCCAAGAAAAAGAGATTGGTACAACTTTGTAAAAAGTTCAGAAGTTTCATGGTCTGAACCATATATTTTTGATTCTACAAAAGAACCAGGAATTACTATTTCTGTGGGTGATTTTAATGAATATAATATAAAACTAAAAGTTGCAGCAGCTGATTTTACTTTGAGTAAAATATCAAAATTATTAGAATCAAAAGCAAAGATTTTAAATGGAAAATTGATTTTATTTAATGAATCAAAGTCTGTGATAGCTACATCATTTAATGCACCTTTAAAAACAAAAGATAACCAACTAACAAAACTTGATGACCTTAATTCAATATTATTTACAAATACGTTTAATAAAATAAAAGAGAATATATTAACAGGTGAATTAAAAGACGAAGATGAAAAAGAGTATATATTTTTTGTTTCAAAACTACAAAAAGATAGTGGACAAAATTGGTATATTGCCTCTTATGTTGAAAAAGATTTGATTACGGCTGATATCAAAAATACTTTAATCCATAGTGTATTAATCTCTTTACTTATTATTTTTATTATATATTTTCCTATTCAATATATACTAAATAGATATGTAACAAAACCAATTAATGAACTAGAAAATCTTACAAATGAAATAGCACAAAATAAATATGAAAATGTAAAACCTATAAAAACTATAATATACGAATTTTTCAAATTATCAAATTCAATAGTTAGTATGTCAAAAGCTATTCAAAAATATGAAAAAGAACAAGCAAATCTAATAGACTCTTTTATAAAAATATTAGCAGAAGCCATAGATTCAAAATCTCCATATACAGGTGGACATTGTGAAAGAGTACCACATCTTGCAATTTTACTTGCAGAAGCTGCAAATGATTCAAAACAAGGAGAAGTAGCAAATTTTAATTTTTCAACGCAAGAGCAATGGAGAGAGTTTAAAACAGCTGCTTGGTTACATGATTGTGGAAAAGTTGTTATACCTGAATATGTAGTTGATAAAGCTACAAAATTGGAAACAATTTATAATAGAATTCACGAAATAAGAACAAGATTTGAAGTTTTACATAGAGATGCAACTATAAAATATTATGAGAAGTTGATAGAAAATCCTTTAAATAAAATAGAATTAGAAAATGAACTAAAACAAAATCATAAAAAACTTATTGAAGATTTTGAATTTATTGCAAACTGCAATATTGGTGGAGAGTTTATGGAACAATCAAATATAGATAAGTTATACGAAATAGGGCAAACAAAATGGATTAGGTATTTTGATAATAGATTAGGATTATCACAAGAAGAGCTACATAGAGTTGAAAATAATGAGCCTTTTGTTCCTGTTCTTGAAAATTTATTGCAAGATAAAACAGAACAAATTATTCATAGAATTAGAGAGATAAATTTAGATGAATATAAAAAATTTGGCTTTAAAATGGATATACCAAAATATGAGAGAAATTTAGGAGAATTATATAATCTTAGTGTGAAAAAAGGAATATTAACAACCGAAGAGAGATTTAAAATCAACGAGCATATTATAATGACTATAAAAATGCTTGAAAATATTCCTTTCACAAAAAATCTAAAAAATGTTCCAGAATATGCAGGTTCTCACCATGAAACTATGATAGGCACAGGATATCCTAGAAAATTAGTAAAAGATGAAATTTCAATTCCTGCAAGAATTATGGCAATCGCTGATATTTTTGAAGCATTAACAGCTGCAGATAGACCTTATAAAAAAGCAAAAACATTGAGTGAATCAATAAAAATCATGTCTTTTATGTGTAAAGAGAAACATATAGATAGTGACCTTTTTGAGATATTTTTAAGAAGTGGTGTTTATAAAGTTTATGCTCAAAGATTTTTAAAAGAAGAACAAATAGATATTGTAAATATTGAAGAATTTTTAGCCAAATAA